GAGACACCTATTGCAAGCAGATGGATTAAGGCAAGGCTTGCCATTACAGTCGACGAGGTCAACAAGGCACTGAAGGACTATAGGTTTAACGATGCATCAGGTGCAATATACCAGTTTGTATGGCATGAGTTCTGCGATTGGTATATAGAGATGGCAAAGACAGAGATGACTATTGAGACTCAAAACTGCCTGCAATATGTCCTCGAGACGGTTCTCAGGCTTCTGCATCCATTCATGCCGTTTGTAACAGAGGAGCTATGGCAGAGCCTTCCAAATAAGGAAGGACAAAGCATCGTTATCGCCAGATACCCAGAAGGGCTTGAAAAAGACCCCAAGGCTATTGACCTCATGTCTTACATAATAGATGCGGTCTCAGGAATAAGAAACATAAGGGGAGAGCTTGGCATACAGCCATCTGCCCAGCTTAAGGTCTCTATAAAGCCATACTCTACAGTCGCAGAGGATGTTCTTACCAAAAACCTCCATTACATAAAAAAGTTAGCAAAGGCAAAAGAGGTCATAGTTGGCATGGATATTAAAAAATTAGAGGGCTCTCTAACAGCAGTTGGAAGGACACTTGAGGTCTATGTAGTTACGGAAGGCGTTATCGACACCGAAAAAGAGACAAAGAGGCTCAAAAAGGAAAAACAAAAAACAGATGAGGAACTCCAGCTCATAAGAAAAAAGCTTATGAATGCCGACTTCCTGAGAAAAGCACCTTCAGATGTTATTGCCAAAGAAGAGCAGAAAATGAAAGAGCTTATAGGGAAACAAGAAAAGCTCGTAGAGGGGTTGAAAAAACTCAGCGACCTAAAGGTATAATAACAAAGATGAACATACCGTCAGGAGTCATGAGCTTCATCCAGCAGAGCCTTGAAGAGGACATAGGCTCAGGTGATATAACAACGAGCCTCCTTGTGTCTGAAACACATAACTCCACCTCGCTAATCATAGCAAAAGAGGATTTCGTCGTCGCAGGACTTCCATTTGTAAAAGAGGTCTTTAATATCCTCGATAGCACGGTTAGCTTCAATGTGCTTGTCGAGGACGGCTCGATGGCTAAAAAAGGCTCGATTATAGTAGAAATCAATGGAAAGACCAGAACGCTTCTTCAGGCAGAAAGAACAGCCCTTAACCTCCTACAACGGCTCTCTGGGATTGCAACCATGACCCGAAAATTCGTGACAAAGGTCAAGGGGCTTAAGGTAGAAATCCTCGATACCCGAAAGACAATGCCCTGTATGAGATATATGGAGAAGTATGCCGTAAGAATGGGTGGAGGCAAAAACCACAGGTTTGGCCTTTATGACGGAATCCTGATAAAAGACAATCATATCGAGGCAGTAGACGGCATTAAAAATGCATTAGCCCGTGTAAAGCAAAGCAGGTTTCTTTCGAGGATAGAGGTCGAGGCCGAAAACCTCAAGGAGTTCAAAGATGCCCTCGGTGCAGGTGCAGACATCATAATGCTCGACAATATGTCCATAAAGGACATAAAAGAGGCTGTTAGACTTGCAAAGGGAAAGGCAATACTTGAGGTCTCTGGCAATGTAACACTTGAAAATGTAAGGGAGATTGCAGAGACAGGTGTTGACCTCATATCAGTTGGAGCTATAACACACTCAGCACCTTCGGTTGATATAAGCATGAAAATCATGGGTAGAAGAGAGGAAGATATTGCTATGAGCTGAGGAGTTTTTTTAGTATCTCGTTTACCAGAGCCGGGTTTGCCTTTCCTTTTGTGAGCTTCATAACCTGTCCAACGAAAAACCCGATTAGCCGTTCCTCGCCTGCCTTGAACCTCTCAACCTCTTTTGGATTTTTCTCTATGACCTCGGCAACGGATTTTTCTATCTCAGAGACATCTGTTATTTGGATGAGGCCTTTTTCTCTGACAATGGTTTCGGCAGGTTTACCTGTTAGAAACATCTCTTCAAACACGGTCTTTGCAATCTTACCGCTAATTACACCTGCCTCTATAAGGGAAAGCATTCCTGCTAATTGAGCAGGCTTAATCGGGCATTTCTCTATAGTAAGATTCTGTTCATTCAGGAGTCTCATAAGCTCAACCATGACCCAATTGCTTACAGTCTTTGGCTGGCTTGTGAGTTTTACAGCCTCCTCATACCACTCAGAAAGTGCCTTTTCAGAGGTAAGAAGGTCTGCATCATAAGGAGGAAGTCCGTAGACAGATACAAACCTCTGCCTTTTTGCATCAGGAAGCTCAGGCAATTTTGCCCTTACCCTGTCAATCAATTCTTTGTCCTCCACTATAGGCACTAAGTCAGGCTCAGGGAAGTATCTATAGTCATGAGCCTCTTCCTTTGTCCTCATAGACTGCGTAGTGCCTGTAGAGGGGTCAAAGAGCCTTGTCTCCTGTATGATACTGCCTCCTTCTTCGAGCAACTTTATCTGTCTTTTTATCTCATACTCTAATGCCCTTTCAACAAACCTGAATGAGTTTATGTTTTTCACTTCGACCTTCACGCCCAAGCTGGTAGTGCCAGCTTTCCTTACAGAGACATTGGCATCGCATCTCAAGGAGCCCTCTTCCATGTTTCCATCACAGACACCAAGATACCGAAGAATTGTCCTTAATTTCTTCATATACTCAACTGCCTCTTTTGGTGTCTGAATGTCAGGCTCAGAGACGATTTCCATGAGGGGCACCCCAGCCCTGTTTAAATCCACATAGCTGA
This window of the Nitrospirota bacterium genome carries:
- the nadC gene encoding carboxylating nicotinate-nucleotide diphosphorylase; the protein is MNIPSGVMSFIQQSLEEDIGSGDITTSLLVSETHNSTSLIIAKEDFVVAGLPFVKEVFNILDSTVSFNVLVEDGSMAKKGSIIVEINGKTRTLLQAERTALNLLQRLSGIATMTRKFVTKVKGLKVEILDTRKTMPCMRYMEKYAVRMGGGKNHRFGLYDGILIKDNHIEAVDGIKNALARVKQSRFLSRIEVEAENLKEFKDALGAGADIIMLDNMSIKDIKEAVRLAKGKAILEVSGNVTLENVREIAETGVDLISVGAITHSAPSVDISMKIMGRREEDIAMS
- the gatB gene encoding Asp-tRNA(Asn)/Glu-tRNA(Gln) amidotransferase subunit GatB, giving the protein MPYESVIGLEVHAQLLTETKIFCGCSTLFGSPPNTQTCPVCIGMPGVLPVLNRKALEFTIKTGLAMSSEISSYSRFARKNYFYPDLPKGYQISQYELPICEGGFIEITTDSEIKRIGITRIHLEEDAGKNIHDPDISFSYVDLNRAGVPLMEIVSEPDIQTPKEAVEYMKKLRTILRYLGVCDGNMEEGSLRCDANVSVRKAGTTSLGVKVEVKNINSFRFVERALEYEIKRQIKLLEEGGSIIQETRLFDPSTGTTQSMRTKEEAHDYRYFPEPDLVPIVEDKELIDRVRAKLPELPDAKRQRFVSVYGLPPYDADLLTSEKALSEWYEEAVKLTSQPKTVSNWVMVELMRLLNEQNLTIEKCPIKPAQLAGMLSLIEAGVISGKIAKTVFEEMFLTGKPAETIVREKGLIQITDVSEIEKSVAEVIEKNPKEVERFKAGEERLIGFFVGQVMKLTKGKANPALVNEILKKLLSS